A single Agrococcus sp. ARC_14 DNA region contains:
- the dprA gene encoding DNA-processing protein DprA has protein sequence MKAFRIELALLREAVLGTLPPDAAPPDDDQVIARFAAGAWTVLPEPGDGVAGLVRERVGDVRALQLLVEGTSATAWAQALDDGEVAQMVPDALSRWLPRLGAERILGAFSQGAAHRQRLLTRADEHWPLAIDDLGPHAPAALWVRGDPAALAACDRSAALVGSRASSGYGELVTGQLAAGLVGRRFAIVSGGAYGIDGTAHRSTLASGGTTVAVLAGGLDRFYPAGHDELLQRVVATGCVIAEAPSGVPPTRWRFLARNRLIAALASATVVVEAGQRSGSINTAGHAAALGRPLGAVPGPVTSGSSTGCHRLLRDYGAAVIERPEHVVELIDGPLEESVALGGGTSDELRVLDAMSARAPRGVDELAVRTGMAPRDVTAVLALLELGGAVLERGSGWVRGLGRSPSPPRA, from the coding sequence ATGAAGGCATTCCGCATCGAGCTCGCGCTGCTGCGCGAGGCCGTGCTCGGCACGCTGCCGCCCGACGCGGCTCCGCCCGACGACGACCAGGTGATCGCGCGCTTCGCCGCCGGTGCCTGGACGGTGCTGCCAGAGCCAGGAGACGGCGTCGCGGGGCTCGTGCGTGAGCGGGTGGGCGACGTGCGCGCGCTGCAGCTGCTCGTGGAGGGCACGAGTGCGACTGCTTGGGCCCAAGCGCTCGACGATGGCGAAGTCGCGCAGATGGTGCCCGATGCGCTCAGCCGTTGGCTGCCGCGCTTGGGCGCCGAACGCATCCTCGGAGCCTTCTCGCAGGGTGCAGCCCACCGGCAGCGCCTGCTCACCCGTGCCGACGAGCACTGGCCGCTGGCGATCGATGATCTGGGGCCGCACGCGCCCGCCGCGCTCTGGGTCCGGGGCGACCCGGCGGCGCTCGCCGCCTGCGACCGCTCGGCTGCGCTGGTCGGCTCGCGAGCCTCGTCCGGCTACGGCGAGCTCGTCACCGGGCAGCTCGCCGCAGGGCTCGTCGGCCGGCGCTTCGCCATCGTCTCCGGCGGTGCCTACGGCATCGACGGCACGGCCCACCGATCGACGCTCGCGAGCGGCGGCACGACGGTCGCCGTGCTCGCGGGCGGACTCGACCGCTTCTACCCGGCGGGCCACGACGAGCTGCTGCAGCGGGTCGTCGCGACGGGCTGCGTGATCGCAGAGGCGCCGAGCGGCGTGCCGCCGACCCGTTGGAGGTTCCTCGCACGCAACCGCCTGATCGCGGCGCTCGCGAGCGCCACGGTCGTGGTCGAGGCCGGGCAGCGCTCCGGCTCCATCAACACGGCGGGGCACGCAGCTGCGCTTGGCAGGCCGCTCGGCGCGGTGCCGGGCCCGGTCACGTCCGGATCGAGCACCGGCTGCCATCGGCTGCTGCGCGACTACGGCGCAGCGGTCATCGAACGACCAGAGCACGTGGTCGAGCTCATCGACGGCCCGCTCGAGGAGTCGGTCGCGCTCGGCGGCGGCACGAGCGACGAGCTGCGCGTGCTCGATGCGATGAGCGCGAGGGCGCCGCGCGGCGTGGACGAGCTCGCGGTGCGCACCGGGATGGCGCCGCGCGATGTGACGGCGGTGCTCGCGCTGCTGGAGCTGGGCGGGGCGGTCCTCGAGCGCGGATCGGGCTGGGTGCGCGGCCTCGGGCGCTCTCCGTCGCCTCCGCGCGCCTGA
- a CDS encoding YifB family Mg chelatase-like AAA ATPase, protein MSGFGRAECVALRGLAGVGVQIEVHASSGLPAVHIVGLPGPAVQQARHRTWSSIARMGLTAPTGRVVINLTPASLPKTGTHFDLAMAVAVLRASGVVPPDDGETALLGELGLDGRLRPVAGTLPLARAAAAAGMTRLVVPTASADEASLVEGLRVLGAPSLAHAAALLGAELSPEPVEPVLADPVPQRAHVELDLADVLGNRDAVDALEVAAAGAHHLMMVGPPGAGKTMLAMRLPGILPPLTQLQALDVASLRSLSGEPPASRLDLVPPFEHPHHSATAVSLIGGGSGTIRPGAAARATHGVLFLDEAPEFPRTVLDMLRQPLESGTITVHRAAGAATFPARFQLLLAANPCPCGQFGTGDCTCAPQQRRRYFGRLSGPLLDRVDLQVRVDRVVPGADTGGHGRRTTADAVARVTEARARAARRLHATEWTAMGHVPGPWLRRNLPLDGALLAPLERALENGALTMRGLDRTVRVAWTMADLDHAPSPTRTHVGRALALRKGIPA, encoded by the coding sequence GTGAGCGGCTTCGGCCGAGCCGAGTGCGTCGCGCTCCGTGGGCTGGCGGGCGTCGGGGTGCAGATCGAGGTGCACGCGTCCTCGGGGCTGCCGGCCGTGCACATCGTCGGGCTGCCTGGCCCGGCGGTGCAGCAGGCGCGCCACCGCACCTGGAGCTCGATCGCGCGCATGGGACTGACGGCACCCACCGGCAGGGTCGTCATCAACCTCACGCCCGCGTCGCTGCCCAAGACAGGCACGCACTTCGACCTCGCGATGGCGGTCGCAGTGCTGCGCGCGAGCGGCGTGGTGCCGCCCGACGACGGCGAGACCGCGCTGCTGGGCGAGCTGGGGCTCGACGGCAGGCTGCGGCCGGTGGCCGGCACGCTGCCGCTCGCCCGGGCTGCGGCAGCGGCGGGCATGACACGGCTCGTGGTGCCGACGGCCTCTGCCGATGAGGCCTCGCTCGTCGAGGGACTGCGGGTGCTGGGTGCGCCGAGCCTCGCGCATGCTGCCGCGCTGCTGGGCGCCGAGCTCTCGCCCGAGCCGGTCGAGCCGGTGCTTGCCGATCCCGTGCCGCAGCGCGCGCACGTCGAGCTCGATCTGGCCGACGTGCTCGGCAACCGCGACGCGGTCGACGCGCTCGAGGTCGCCGCGGCGGGGGCGCACCACCTGATGATGGTCGGCCCGCCCGGCGCTGGGAAGACGATGCTCGCGATGCGGCTGCCGGGCATCCTGCCGCCGCTCACGCAGCTGCAGGCGCTCGACGTGGCCTCGCTGCGCTCGCTGTCGGGGGAGCCCCCGGCCTCGAGGCTCGACCTCGTGCCGCCGTTCGAGCATCCGCACCACTCGGCCACCGCGGTCTCGCTCATCGGCGGTGGCTCCGGCACGATCCGCCCGGGTGCCGCGGCGCGTGCGACGCACGGGGTGCTCTTCCTCGATGAGGCACCCGAGTTTCCGCGCACCGTCCTCGACATGCTGCGCCAGCCGCTCGAGTCGGGCACCATCACGGTGCACCGCGCCGCCGGCGCGGCTACGTTCCCCGCAAGGTTCCAGCTGCTGCTCGCGGCCAACCCGTGCCCATGCGGGCAGTTCGGCACCGGCGACTGCACGTGCGCGCCCCAGCAGCGCAGGCGCTACTTCGGCAGGCTCTCCGGGCCGCTGCTCGACCGCGTCGACCTGCAGGTGCGCGTCGATCGCGTCGTGCCTGGCGCCGACACCGGCGGCCACGGCCGACGCACGACGGCGGATGCGGTCGCGCGCGTCACCGAGGCCCGCGCCCGTGCCGCTCGCAGGCTGCACGCCACGGAGTGGACGGCGATGGGTCACGTGCCGGGCCCCTGGCTGCGTCGCAACCTGCCGCTCGACGGCGCGCTGCTCGCGCCGCTGGAGCGCGCGCTGGAGAACGGCGCGCTCACGATGCGCGGGCTCGATCGCACGGTCAGGGTCGCGTGGACGATGGCCGATCTCGACCACGCGCCGTCGCCGACGCGCACGCACGTCGGGCGTGCGCTCGCGCTGAGGAAGGGGATCCCCGCATGA
- a CDS encoding helix-turn-helix domain-containing protein: MSTPEKRQTITDPAALDALAHPIRLDLLSFLMSNGPATASDCARAVDDSPSNCSYHLRVLAKHGLVEAAASDDGRERPWRATITGLSLDLDSDDPSMVAGATAALEASVQLDYQLAREHIRHRDRLAAPWRDVDAHAQYGLRVTPEELRSIVERIDAIVRPYIGATRHDAPADAAVANLSLLAFPRPTFGGASR, encoded by the coding sequence ATGTCGACCCCCGAGAAACGCCAGACGATCACCGACCCCGCGGCGCTCGATGCGCTGGCGCACCCGATCCGGCTCGATCTGCTCAGCTTCCTCATGTCCAACGGGCCGGCGACCGCGTCGGACTGTGCCCGTGCCGTCGACGACTCCCCGTCCAACTGCAGCTATCACCTCCGCGTGCTCGCCAAGCACGGCCTGGTCGAGGCTGCCGCATCCGACGATGGCAGGGAGCGACCGTGGCGCGCGACCATCACGGGTCTGAGCCTGGACCTCGACTCCGACGATCCGTCGATGGTCGCAGGCGCCACTGCGGCGCTCGAGGCCTCGGTCCAGCTCGACTATCAGCTCGCCCGCGAGCACATCCGCCACCGCGACCGTCTGGCAGCGCCGTGGCGCGACGTCGATGCCCACGCGCAGTACGGGCTTCGGGTCACCCCGGAGGAGCTCCGGTCGATCGTCGAGCGCATCGACGCCATCGTCCGCCCCTACATCGGCGCGACGCGACACGATGCGCCGGCCGACGCAGCGGTGGCGAACCTGTCGCTGCTCGCGTTCCCGCGACCGACCTTCGGCGGCGCGTCGAGATGA
- a CDS encoding tyrosine recombinase XerC: MQLDAAVDGYLAHLERERGYSPNTVRGYRGDLRSLTDHCERAGVSDADALDIDALRDWLYASAQAGLGKATLARRSAAARGLSRWIAANGGADVAGRLRTPKRDQHLPRVLSRQAIDGLLEGLMAAAAEDDPVARRDLAVVELLYASALRVSELIGLDIDDVDLERLTVRVTGKGGKERVVPFGRPALDALLDWMRLGRDRLAKPAEPHPALFLGARGGRLGQRRVHELVTALLEEAPGSGPHGPHTLRHTAATHLLDGGADLRAVQELLGHASLGTTQIYTHVSLERLSEAYRTAHPRA; encoded by the coding sequence GTGCAGCTCGACGCGGCGGTCGACGGCTATCTCGCCCACCTCGAGCGGGAGCGCGGCTACTCCCCGAACACGGTGCGCGGCTACCGCGGCGATCTGCGGAGTCTCACCGACCACTGCGAGCGTGCGGGCGTCTCCGACGCCGACGCGCTCGACATCGACGCGCTGCGGGACTGGCTCTACGCGAGCGCGCAGGCTGGGCTCGGCAAGGCCACGCTGGCGCGCCGCAGTGCCGCTGCTCGGGGTCTGAGCCGGTGGATCGCCGCCAATGGCGGTGCCGACGTCGCAGGAAGGCTGCGGACGCCGAAGCGAGACCAGCACCTGCCGCGGGTGCTGTCTCGGCAGGCGATCGACGGCCTGCTCGAGGGGCTCATGGCGGCCGCAGCGGAGGACGACCCCGTCGCGCGGCGCGACCTCGCCGTCGTCGAGCTGCTCTACGCATCCGCGCTGCGCGTCAGCGAGCTCATCGGCCTCGACATCGATGACGTCGATCTCGAGCGCCTCACCGTGCGCGTCACCGGCAAGGGAGGGAAGGAGCGGGTCGTGCCCTTCGGCCGCCCGGCCCTCGACGCGCTGCTCGACTGGATGCGCCTGGGGCGCGACCGGCTCGCGAAGCCCGCGGAGCCGCATCCCGCACTCTTCCTCGGAGCTCGCGGCGGCCGACTCGGCCAGCGACGTGTGCACGAGCTCGTCACCGCATTGCTCGAGGAGGCCCCCGGCTCCGGCCCGCATGGGCCCCACACGCTGCGGCACACCGCTGCCACGCACCTGCTCGACGGCGGTGCCGACCTGCGGGCGGTGCAGGAGCTGCTCGGGCACGCGAGCCTTGGCACCACCCAGATCTACACGCACGTCTCGCTGGAGCGGCTCTCGGAGGCCTACCGCACCGCTCACCCTCGCGCCTGA
- a CDS encoding MFS transporter, with amino-acid sequence MTSRTAFAIPAFRRLWGAGLISDMGDWLLFIAMPLIVFQLTGSALGTAIAFLLELVPAVLLAPLAARLVGRFDRRWLMVAVNIGQALALLPLLWVNDAADLPIAYAVIVVHASLSTLFEPAKNTLLPDLVDVERLVSANALIGLNQNLGRLIGGPLGGVLLAVGDLGLIVVVDAATYLLSAILIATLPKATPASLSTDPDRPPGGLWEALRIRRLLGAYAVIVITSIAQGMFLLLFVLFALGPLQGSDADVGLLRGIQAVGAIIAGLVLGFLVRGSSPRALTAASVLAFGVISLVTWNLPALTTGLGWYVVLFAAVGAPGVIMFAGLMSVLQQESEPRQRGAVFAAVGLASAVGQGLGILLGALSDTAFGLLPLLQVQGCLYLLGGLIALLWLPRALGSARARDADAVARM; translated from the coding sequence ATGACCTCGCGCACCGCCTTCGCGATCCCTGCGTTCCGACGCCTCTGGGGCGCAGGACTCATCTCCGACATGGGCGACTGGCTGCTGTTCATCGCGATGCCGCTCATCGTCTTCCAGCTCACCGGCTCCGCCCTCGGCACGGCGATCGCGTTCCTGCTCGAGCTCGTGCCTGCCGTGCTGCTCGCGCCGCTGGCCGCGCGACTCGTCGGGCGGTTCGACCGGCGCTGGCTGATGGTCGCGGTGAACATCGGCCAGGCGCTCGCGCTCCTCCCGCTCCTCTGGGTGAACGACGCCGCCGATCTCCCGATCGCCTACGCCGTGATCGTCGTGCACGCGTCGCTCAGCACCCTGTTCGAGCCGGCGAAGAACACGCTGCTGCCCGACCTCGTCGATGTCGAGCGCCTGGTCTCCGCCAACGCTCTCATCGGCCTCAATCAGAACCTCGGGCGCCTCATCGGCGGCCCGCTCGGCGGTGTCCTGCTGGCGGTCGGCGATCTCGGTCTGATCGTGGTCGTGGATGCCGCGACCTATCTCCTCTCTGCCATCCTGATCGCCACGCTTCCCAAGGCCACCCCCGCCTCCCTGTCCACGGACCCCGACCGGCCGCCAGGGGGCCTCTGGGAGGCTCTCCGCATCCGTCGTCTGCTGGGCGCATACGCGGTCATCGTCATCACGAGCATCGCCCAGGGCATGTTCCTGCTGCTGTTCGTGCTCTTCGCGCTCGGTCCCCTCCAAGGGTCCGATGCAGACGTTGGGCTGCTTCGAGGCATCCAAGCCGTGGGAGCGATCATCGCGGGGCTGGTGCTCGGATTCCTGGTGCGAGGGTCATCGCCGCGCGCGCTGACGGCTGCGAGCGTGCTCGCCTTCGGCGTGATCTCGCTCGTGACCTGGAACCTGCCAGCGCTGACCACAGGACTCGGATGGTACGTCGTGCTCTTCGCGGCGGTCGGTGCGCCCGGCGTCATCATGTTCGCGGGGCTCATGAGCGTGCTCCAGCAGGAGTCCGAGCCTCGCCAGCGCGGCGCCGTCTTCGCCGCCGTCGGCCTCGCGAGCGCAGTCGGCCAAGGGCTCGGGATCCTGCTCGGCGCGCTGTCGGACACCGCCTTCGGGCTGCTGCCCCTCCTGCAGGTGCAGGGATGCCTCTACCTGTTGGGCGGTCTGATCGCGCTGCTCTGGCTCCCACGCGCCCTCGGCTCGGCGCGCGCACGAGATGCGGACGCCGTCGCCCGCATGTGA
- a CDS encoding YraN family protein: MRAKDQLGLDGEAAASVHLEHAGMRIIDRRWRCAHGELDIVAVDGDTFVFVEVKTRRGLAYGHPFEAITPAKVRRLRMLAGLWLEASGHRGPVRLDAVGVIASRSGSWRVEHLRGIW; the protein is encoded by the coding sequence ATGCGAGCGAAGGATCAACTGGGCCTCGACGGCGAGGCTGCCGCCAGCGTGCACCTCGAGCACGCGGGCATGCGCATCATCGACCGGCGGTGGCGCTGCGCGCACGGTGAGCTCGACATCGTCGCGGTCGACGGCGACACCTTCGTCTTCGTCGAGGTGAAGACGCGCAGGGGGCTCGCCTACGGCCACCCTTTCGAGGCGATCACGCCCGCCAAGGTGCGTCGACTGCGCATGCTCGCGGGCCTGTGGCTCGAGGCGAGCGGGCATCGGGGGCCGGTGCGGCTGGATGCGGTGGGCGTCATCGCGTCGCGGTCGGGCAGCTGGCGGGTCGAGCATCTGCGGGGCATCTGGTGA
- a CDS encoding metallophosphoesterase — protein sequence MSFGMHPEPAAVIAHLSDTHLLAGGALLAGLVDTESHLRDTAERLRVAAADADVIVVSGDVADLGEREAYALAREILEPVAAAIGAPIVWAAGNHDERPQMRTALGLGGDPLDPVDSVVDVGDLRIVSLDSSMPGWHHGGFDEGQAEWLAAALAEPPALGSVLVMHHPPLPYRSKLMRLLEFRDEGRLAQLLDAGDVRAILSGHLHVNGSGTFAEIPVILAGATSYADDLGGPPPALHGIDATQSFNIVEIYADSVAHTVVPALSHESRETLPAHIVEQVVQLDPAARMERFSRKPL from the coding sequence GTGAGCTTCGGCATGCATCCAGAACCCGCGGCGGTGATCGCGCACCTCAGCGACACCCACCTGCTCGCTGGCGGCGCGCTGCTGGCCGGCCTCGTCGACACCGAATCCCATCTCAGGGACACGGCTGAGCGCCTTCGCGTGGCAGCAGCCGACGCCGACGTCATCGTCGTCTCTGGCGACGTGGCCGACCTGGGCGAGCGCGAGGCGTACGCTCTGGCCCGCGAGATCCTCGAGCCGGTGGCGGCGGCGATCGGCGCGCCGATCGTGTGGGCGGCCGGGAACCATGACGAGCGGCCGCAGATGCGCACGGCGCTCGGTCTCGGCGGAGACCCGCTCGACCCCGTCGACTCGGTGGTCGATGTCGGCGACCTGCGCATCGTCTCGCTCGACTCGAGCATGCCTGGGTGGCACCACGGGGGCTTCGACGAAGGGCAGGCCGAGTGGCTCGCAGCCGCGCTCGCCGAGCCGCCGGCGCTCGGTTCGGTGCTCGTGATGCACCACCCGCCGCTGCCGTACCGCAGCAAGCTCATGCGGCTGCTGGAGTTCCGCGACGAGGGGCGGCTCGCGCAGCTGCTGGACGCTGGCGATGTGCGCGCGATCCTCTCCGGTCACCTGCACGTCAACGGCTCCGGCACCTTCGCAGAGATCCCGGTGATCCTGGCCGGGGCGACGAGCTATGCAGACGACCTCGGCGGTCCGCCGCCCGCGCTGCACGGCATCGATGCCACGCAGTCGTTCAACATCGTCGAGATCTATGCCGACTCGGTCGCGCACACGGTCGTCCCAGCGCTCTCGCACGAGTCGCGCGAGACGCTCCCCGCGCACATCGTCGAGCAGGTGGTGCAGCTCGATCCCGCTGCGCGGATGGAGCGCTTCAGCCGGAAGCCGCTCTGA
- a CDS encoding DUF2469 domain-containing protein — MEPEDIEDYDREVELALFKEYRDVVSMFKHVVETERRFYLANDVKVTRHDAGSDFYFELELTDVWVWDIYRSDRFIKSARILTFKDVNVEELASRDLELPKDLAIEE, encoded by the coding sequence GTGGAACCCGAGGACATCGAGGACTACGACCGCGAGGTCGAGCTGGCCCTCTTCAAGGAGTATCGAGACGTCGTCAGCATGTTCAAGCATGTGGTGGAGACCGAGCGGCGCTTCTATCTCGCCAACGACGTGAAGGTCACCCGCCATGACGCGGGCAGCGACTTCTACTTCGAGCTCGAGCTGACCGATGTCTGGGTGTGGGACATCTACCGCTCCGACCGCTTCATCAAGTCGGCGCGCATCCTGACCTTCAAGGACGTCAACGTCGAAGAGCTGGCCTCCCGCGACCTCGAGCTGCCGAAGGACCTCGCGATCGAGGAGTGA